A genomic region of Nostoc sp. UHCC 0702 contains the following coding sequences:
- a CDS encoding pentapeptide repeat-containing protein has translation MAKKAHLKKLSQGVVVWNKWREANPDIDIDFSELSLIREISIRAYQQVEIIFSRIITALITPYLSNSELLNNLDKLIENYFSLYSNNIFHAKFIIFISIRIFLFIIVTIIIEKVLIETILIFYRNKLNLANINFSEVNLYKADLQGIDLSYSNLSFADLRNSNLSYVQAIGTDFSYANLTGACIENWNIDSSTKINDVKCDYIYLFYNHELLKFDQRRPIDTNSIFAPNEFTERVRVAEKALETIDLTFTDGIDWKAFFKSFNELHQQYPEQNINIQGIERKNNTLIVRLDVNIESGVKTDVVKGAIETGFKELYETNAKFLEAQYRRELQAKDDEIIFYRQQSTNLLEIIRQQATRPINVEHIMSEIYNNDLKQANIGNFANKNADNARQQANQYVHLSEQKQTLAEAAAEIQRLLKQLEQNDPTATETEKIAYVNDETTPSFKRRFIGALQGGTETAIEEFLDNSYINIVKAIIKGWIKPD, from the coding sequence ATGGCAAAAAAAGCTCATCTTAAAAAACTTTCACAGGGAGTTGTAGTTTGGAATAAATGGAGAGAAGCAAATCCTGATATAGATATTGATTTTAGTGAACTTTCTCTGATTAGGGAAATTTCTATAAGAGCCTATCAACAAGTTGAAATAATTTTTTCGCGCATTATTACTGCACTTATTACTCCTTATCTATCAAATTCTGAACTACTCAATAATTTAGACAAATTAATAGAAAATTACTTTTCTTTATATTCAAATAATATTTTTCATGCTAAATTTATTATTTTTATTAGTATCCGGATATTTCTATTCATTATAGTAACTATAATAATTGAAAAAGTACTAATAGAAACAATTTTAATTTTTTATAGAAATAAGTTGAATTTGGCAAATATTAATTTTAGTGAAGTAAATTTATATAAAGCAGATTTGCAAGGAATTGACTTAAGTTATTCTAATTTAAGTTTTGCAGACCTCAGAAATTCAAATTTGAGTTATGTTCAGGCTATCGGTACAGATTTTAGTTATGCTAATTTGACAGGAGCTTGTATAGAAAATTGGAATATTGATTCTTCAACTAAGATAAATGATGTTAAGTGTGATTATATTTATCTATTTTATAATCATGAATTATTGAAATTTGATCAGCGCCGTCCCATAGACACAAATAGTATTTTTGCGCCTAATGAGTTTACAGAACGTGTCAGAGTTGCTGAGAAAGCACTAGAAACTATCGACTTAACTTTTACGGATGGTATCGATTGGAAAGCTTTTTTTAAGTCTTTTAACGAATTACATCAGCAATACCCTGAGCAAAACATTAATATTCAAGGAATTGAACGTAAAAATAATACATTAATTGTTAGATTAGATGTGAATATTGAATCAGGTGTCAAAACTGATGTTGTGAAAGGTGCTATTGAAACTGGTTTTAAAGAACTTTATGAAACTAATGCAAAGTTCTTAGAAGCTCAATATCGCAGAGAACTTCAAGCAAAAGATGATGAAATTATATTCTATCGTCAGCAAAGTACGAATTTATTAGAAATTATTAGACAACAAGCAACAAGACCTATCAATGTGGAGCATATTATGTCAGAAATATACAATAACGACCTTAAACAAGCAAATATTGGAAATTTTGCTAATAAAAATGCAGATAATGCACGCCAGCAAGCAAATCAATACGTTCATCTATCTGAACAAAAGCAAACTCTTGCTGAAGCTGCTGCTGAAATCCAACGGCTTCTTAAACAGTTAGAACAAAATGATCCAACAGCGACTGAAACTGAAAAGATTGCTTATGTAAACGACGAAACTACCCCCAGCTTCAAGCGTCGTTTTATTGGAGCTTTACAAGGAGGTACTGAAACTGCAATTGAAGAGTTTTTGGATAATTCCTATATTAATATTGTTAAGGCTATCATTAAAGGCTGGATAAAACCAGACTAA
- the alaS gene encoding alanine--tRNA ligase: MPSNPQYPAAPRFANSGNEIRNLFLNFYAQREHQILPSASLVPEDPTVLLTIAGMLPFKPIFLGQRTPDFKRATTSQKCIRTNDIENVGRTKRHHTFFEMLGNFSFGDYFKEQAIAWGWEISTQVFGISPSNLVVSVFEDDDEAFSIWRDQIGVAEARIKRMGADDNFWVSGPTGPCGPCSEIYYDFHPERGDDNIDLEDDSRFIEFYNLVFMQYNRDASGNLTPLQNQNIDTGMGLERMAQILQKVPNNYETDLIFPIIQTAAQIAGIDYHASDEKIKVSLKVIGDHVRSVVHMIADEIRASNVGRGYVLRRLIRRVVRHGRLIGISGEFITQVAETAIALSESAYPNVRQREAAIKAELQREEANFLRTLDRGEKLLEEIIIEKKKVNLPKSSSPIVSPIDPEADALLSEIKKPSGISGINPEDAYRITRYEAFTLYDTYGFPLELTQEIAEENGLTVDVEGFNEEMEEQRKRSQSAHETIDLTVQGSLDKLAEHIHATEFLGYKKNEATAKVEAILVHGVPFEEAEAGTEVQIVLDQTPFYAESGGQIGDRGYILGDGIVVRIEDVKKESDFFVHFGRIERGTIRVGDAVTAQIDRACRRRLQANHTATHLLQAALKKIVDEGISQAGSLVSFDRLRFDFNCPRALTAEEVQQVEEQINSWVAEAHAAKVEVLPLAEAKARGAVAMFGEKYGEEVRVIDFPGVSMELCGGTHVSNTAEIGVFKIISEAGVASGVRRIEAVSGPAVLDYLNVRDKVVKDLSDRFKVKPEELPERITTLQSELRNSEKQLTTLKSQLAIAKSDSLLQTVESVGDYKILVAQLEDVDAESLKTAAERLLQKIGNGAVVLGSVPEAGKVSIVAAFSPEVNKKGLQAGKFVGAVAKICGGGGGGRPNLAQAGGRDASKLPEALEQARSDLKSALG, from the coding sequence ATGCCTTCTAATCCCCAGTACCCGGCTGCGCCGCGCTTCGCTAACAGCGGTAACGAAATTCGCAACCTATTCCTTAACTTCTATGCCCAACGGGAACACCAAATTCTCCCCAGTGCTTCCCTGGTACCAGAAGATCCAACCGTGCTGCTGACGATCGCGGGGATGCTACCATTTAAGCCGATATTCCTGGGACAGCGCACGCCGGACTTCAAACGGGCTACGACATCGCAAAAATGCATCCGCACCAACGATATTGAAAATGTCGGACGCACCAAACGGCATCATACCTTCTTTGAGATGTTGGGTAACTTCAGCTTTGGTGATTATTTTAAAGAACAAGCGATCGCTTGGGGTTGGGAAATCTCTACCCAAGTGTTTGGCATCTCGCCAAGCAACTTAGTTGTCAGCGTCTTTGAAGATGATGACGAAGCTTTTAGCATTTGGCGCGATCAAATTGGTGTGGCAGAAGCGAGAATTAAACGGATGGGTGCAGATGATAACTTTTGGGTATCAGGCCCTACTGGCCCTTGTGGCCCTTGTTCGGAAATTTATTACGACTTTCACCCGGAACGTGGCGACGACAACATCGATTTAGAAGACGATTCCCGCTTTATCGAGTTTTACAACTTGGTTTTCATGCAATACAACCGGGATGCGTCAGGCAATTTAACACCACTGCAAAACCAAAACATCGACACCGGCATGGGTTTGGAGAGAATGGCGCAAATTCTCCAAAAAGTGCCGAATAACTACGAAACTGATTTAATTTTCCCAATTATCCAAACAGCAGCGCAAATTGCTGGTATTGACTACCATGCTAGCGACGAAAAGATAAAAGTCTCCCTGAAAGTGATTGGTGATCATGTTCGTTCCGTTGTCCACATGATTGCTGATGAAATTCGCGCCTCCAACGTCGGGCGGGGTTACGTGTTGCGGCGATTAATTCGGCGTGTGGTGCGTCATGGGCGATTAATTGGCATTTCTGGCGAATTTATTACCCAAGTTGCCGAAACTGCGATCGCTCTTTCAGAATCAGCTTACCCCAACGTGCGGCAACGGGAAGCTGCAATTAAAGCTGAGTTGCAACGGGAAGAAGCTAACTTCCTCAGAACTTTGGATAGAGGCGAAAAGCTTTTAGAAGAAATCATCATTGAAAAGAAAAAAGTAAATTTGCCAAAAAGTTCGTCTCCAATAGTTTCGCCAATTGATCCTGAAGCTGATGCTCTATTAAGCGAGATTAAAAAACCTTCGGGAATATCAGGAATTAATCCTGAAGATGCCTATCGTATCACCAGATATGAAGCGTTTACCTTGTATGATACCTATGGATTTCCCTTAGAACTAACCCAAGAGATTGCAGAAGAAAACGGATTAACCGTTGATGTCGAAGGGTTTAATGAGGAAATGGAAGAACAGCGAAAACGTTCTCAATCAGCACATGAAACCATCGATTTAACTGTGCAAGGTTCTCTCGACAAGCTTGCAGAACACATCCACGCTACCGAATTCTTAGGTTATAAAAAAAATGAGGCAACAGCCAAAGTCGAAGCCATATTAGTACATGGTGTTCCCTTTGAAGAAGCAGAAGCGGGGACAGAAGTGCAAATTGTCCTTGACCAAACGCCATTTTATGCTGAATCTGGCGGACAAATCGGCGATCGCGGTTATATCTTGGGTGATGGTATCGTCGTTCGCATTGAAGACGTGAAAAAAGAATCTGATTTTTTTGTTCACTTCGGACGCATCGAACGCGGTACAATCCGAGTAGGAGATGCTGTAACTGCCCAAATTGATCGCGCTTGTCGCCGTCGTCTCCAAGCCAACCATACCGCAACGCACTTGTTACAAGCAGCTTTGAAGAAAATTGTCGATGAAGGCATATCTCAAGCTGGTTCTTTGGTTTCCTTTGACAGGTTGCGTTTTGACTTCAACTGTCCCCGTGCTTTGACAGCAGAAGAAGTCCAACAAGTTGAAGAACAGATAAATAGTTGGGTTGCCGAGGCTCATGCTGCAAAAGTGGAAGTGTTACCTTTAGCAGAGGCAAAAGCAAGGGGTGCCGTTGCCATGTTTGGGGAAAAATACGGTGAAGAAGTACGGGTGATTGACTTCCCAGGCGTGTCAATGGAATTATGCGGCGGTACACATGTCAGTAATACTGCTGAAATTGGTGTATTCAAGATTATCTCGGAAGCTGGTGTCGCTTCTGGGGTGCGGCGAATTGAAGCTGTTTCGGGGCCAGCGGTGTTGGATTATCTCAACGTCCGCGATAAAGTAGTGAAGGATTTGAGCGATCGCTTTAAAGTCAAACCTGAAGAACTACCAGAGAGAATCACAACTCTGCAAAGCGAACTGAGAAACAGTGAAAAACAACTTACGACTTTGAAATCACAGTTAGCGATCGCAAAATCTGATAGTTTGCTGCAAACAGTTGAATCTGTGGGCGATTATAAAATTCTGGTTGCCCAGTTGGAAGATGTTGATGCTGAATCTTTGAAAACTGCTGCGGAACGCTTGCTGCAAAAAATCGGTAACGGTGCGGTGGTGCTGGGTTCAGTTCCCGAAGCTGGGAAAGTTAGCATAGTTGCAGCTTTCAGTCCAGAAGTGAATAAAAAGGGATTGCAAGCAGGTAAATTTGTGGGTGCAGTTGCGAAAATTTGCGGCGGTGGCGGCGGCGGTAGACCAAACTTAGCCCAAGCCGGCGGACGCGACGCGAGTAAGTTACCAGAGGCGCTGGAACAAGCACGGAGTGATTTAAAGTCCGCGTTGGGTTAA
- a CDS encoding VanZ family protein: MKANRRWVFAFWVYFGILMSISASAYLKIIPTEISQFPYYDTILHFLLLGIAAYLSHLALNKRKIQILNIYLPLAPLIVIFFCLVDEMIQFFVPYRSFDLVDLAADLCGIVLFTWLAERQGQRGAGVQGSRGAGEQGR, translated from the coding sequence ATGAAAGCTAATCGGCGTTGGGTTTTTGCATTTTGGGTTTACTTTGGAATTTTAATGTCTATCTCTGCATCAGCTTACCTAAAAATCATTCCAACTGAGATATCACAATTTCCGTATTACGATACAATTTTGCATTTTCTTTTACTGGGAATTGCTGCTTACTTGAGTCATCTAGCTTTAAATAAACGTAAAATTCAAATCTTAAATATTTATCTGCCTCTGGCACCATTGATTGTGATATTTTTTTGCCTTGTTGATGAAATGATTCAATTCTTTGTACCCTACCGCAGCTTTGATTTAGTTGACTTAGCCGCTGACCTTTGCGGTATTGTTTTATTTACGTGGTTAGCAGAAAGACAAGGGCAAAGGGGAGCAGGGGTGCAGGGGAGCAGGGGTGCAGGGGAGCAGGGGAGATGA
- a CDS encoding DUF4870 domain-containing protein, with translation MQVSFDSDKRKLLSSLSHGAIFFSTAIFSIGVPIVINLLSDDPVVKSNAKESINFHFNVWFWATIIGVPIAILSWITFGLGGILFFPVIALGFALHWGLTIWAILHCLGKPDEPFRYPFIFRVF, from the coding sequence ATGCAAGTTTCATTCGATTCTGATAAGCGTAAATTGCTGTCATCTCTGTCTCATGGGGCGATTTTCTTTAGTACAGCAATATTTTCCATTGGAGTTCCTATTGTAATTAACTTACTTTCCGACGACCCAGTTGTTAAAAGTAATGCGAAAGAATCGATTAATTTTCACTTCAATGTTTGGTTTTGGGCTACTATAATTGGAGTTCCAATTGCGATTCTATCTTGGATAACTTTTGGTCTTGGCGGTATTTTGTTCTTCCCCGTTATTGCTTTGGGCTTTGCACTGCACTGGGGACTGACTATTTGGGCAATTTTGCACTGTCTCGGTAAGCCAGATGAACCTTTCCGTTACCCGTTTATTTTTCGAGTTTTTTAA